The Gemmatimonadaceae bacterium genome contains a region encoding:
- a CDS encoding CDP-alcohol phosphatidyltransferase family protein, whose protein sequence is MTRSPLFTLPNIVSSSRVVLAVGFVASDAVPTRLALIGIASLTDFLDGWLARRTKGTSRFGALLDPIADRFFVLGVVISYLMGGQLSAWQAVAIMFRDVMSVIGFFVARNVSWLRAIPFKARLIGKTVTVVQLVTFLAVLLAPSLVTSLVVLVAVLGFAATVDYTWMLWRERVREPATTATSQGS, encoded by the coding sequence ATGACCCGATCGCCGCTGTTCACGCTACCCAATATCGTTTCCAGCTCGCGCGTGGTGCTGGCGGTGGGTTTCGTGGCGTCCGATGCGGTCCCCACGCGACTGGCCCTCATTGGCATCGCGTCGCTGACGGATTTTCTGGACGGCTGGCTGGCTCGACGCACCAAGGGCACTTCGCGCTTCGGCGCCCTGCTCGATCCCATTGCGGATCGGTTCTTCGTGCTGGGCGTGGTGATCAGCTATCTGATGGGCGGCCAGTTGAGCGCATGGCAGGCGGTGGCGATCATGTTCCGCGATGTCATGTCGGTGATCGGGTTCTTCGTGGCCCGCAACGTCAGCTGGTTGCGCGCCATTCCCTTCAAGGCGCGGCTTATCGGCAAGACGGTCACCGTGGTGCAGCTGGTGACGTTCCTGGCGGTGCTGCTGGCCCCGTCGCTGGTAACGTCGCTGGTTGTTCTCGTGGCCGTGCTGGGCTTTGCCGCCACCGTGGACTACACCTGGATGCTGTGGCGTGAGCGCGTGCGAGAACCCGCGACCACGGCCACTTCGCAGGGTTCGTAG
- a CDS encoding alpha/beta fold hydrolase, with the protein MYVEHLRIPIGSGALHVERVGRGGSPVVLLHGFATCTFLWRQLAPVLANAGYTAIAIDLLGHGESDCPDEVNYTLAAQAEYVARALAALRLPAVTIVGQDIGALVALLLAASPRSRVDSLFLLSPPDPDDLPGAEIRSLQLSSARAVLSASTLFGALPALAPLLRGGVSSPPRMSDLLVARYLAPFVGNRGLNNLLQRAAAVELSEDARAQIARVACAVCVVDGGAGTPRPSLSWPTLLPAAKVVLHRLGEVGWLIPQDAPGEVQELLLAWLDSQRNA; encoded by the coding sequence ATGTATGTAGAACACCTGCGCATCCCCATCGGTTCGGGCGCCCTGCACGTGGAGCGCGTTGGCCGCGGCGGCTCCCCGGTCGTGCTGCTGCACGGCTTCGCGACCTGCACGTTTCTGTGGCGGCAGTTGGCCCCCGTGCTCGCCAATGCCGGATACACCGCCATTGCCATCGACCTGCTGGGCCATGGCGAGTCGGATTGCCCCGACGAGGTGAATTACACGCTGGCCGCACAAGCCGAGTACGTGGCCCGGGCCCTGGCCGCCCTCAGACTGCCGGCGGTCACCATTGTGGGACAGGACATTGGGGCGCTGGTGGCCCTGCTCCTGGCGGCCAGTCCCCGGTCGCGGGTGGACAGTCTGTTCCTGCTGTCCCCACCCGATCCCGACGACCTGCCGGGTGCCGAAATCCGGTCGCTGCAGCTTTCGTCGGCCCGGGCGGTGCTCAGCGCCAGTACGCTGTTTGGAGCCCTGCCGGCGCTGGCCCCGCTGCTCCGCGGGGGCGTTTCGTCGCCCCCGCGCATGTCCGATTTGCTCGTGGCTCGCTATCTGGCCCCGTTTGTCGGTAACAGGGGGCTCAACAACCTGCTGCAACGGGCGGCAGCGGTCGAATTGTCCGAAGACGCCAGAGCGCAGATCGCGCGGGTCGCCTGCGCGGTATGCGTCGTAGATGGCGGTGCGGGCACTCCCAGGCCTTCGCTGTCCTGGCCGACGTTGCTCCCCGCGGCGAAAGTGGTGCTCCATCGATTGGGCGAAGTCGGCTGGCTCATCCCGCAAGACGCTCCGGGGGAGGTTCAGGAGCTGCTGCTGGCCTGGCTGGACAGTCAACGAAACGCCTAG
- a CDS encoding thioredoxin domain-containing protein codes for MVKTTPTKSRAPFYGVLLLFGVAGAVGIWYSIKANTQKPITLDATAMATLPKAEGYLRGDPNAPVTIMEFADFECPGCGQFAALEEPEIRARIIDAGLANFRYFDFPLPIHTNTLAASLAASCAADQNKFWEMHDAIFAGQDQWNGQATGNPRKVLDGYAETLGMDMKAYGECYSSQRNLPRIQANKAAGDARGVNSTPTIVIGDRVYPGGVRFDGLKKIVDSIIAAQPKKAATTDTAKK; via the coding sequence GTGGTCAAGACAACCCCAACCAAGTCCCGCGCGCCTTTTTACGGTGTGCTGCTGCTGTTCGGCGTCGCTGGCGCCGTTGGCATCTGGTATTCCATCAAGGCCAACACGCAAAAGCCAATCACGCTGGATGCGACGGCCATGGCCACGCTGCCCAAGGCTGAGGGGTATCTGCGTGGCGATCCCAATGCGCCGGTGACGATCATGGAGTTTGCGGACTTCGAGTGCCCCGGATGCGGGCAGTTTGCCGCGCTGGAAGAGCCGGAGATTCGCGCCCGCATAATTGATGCGGGGCTGGCGAATTTCCGCTACTTCGACTTTCCGCTGCCCATTCACACCAACACGCTGGCCGCATCGCTGGCCGCATCGTGCGCCGCTGACCAGAACAAGTTCTGGGAGATGCACGATGCCATCTTTGCCGGACAGGATCAGTGGAACGGTCAGGCCACGGGAAATCCGCGCAAGGTGCTGGACGGCTACGCCGAGACGTTGGGCATGGACATGAAGGCGTATGGCGAGTGTTACAGCTCGCAGCGCAATCTGCCGCGTATTCAGGCCAACAAGGCGGCCGGTGACGCGCGCGGCGTGAACTCAACGCCGACGATTGTCATTGGCGACCGCGTCTATCCAGGTGGCGTGCGATTTGACGGTCTCAAAAAGATTGTCGACTCGATCATTGCCGCGCAGCCCAAGAAGGCCGCGACCACCGATACCGCCAAGAAGTAA